The genomic region GTTGAATCCATTCTTTATGGTTTTGGTGCGGCGGTGGGCTTTTCCTTCGTATTGATTTTGTTCTCTGCCATGCGCGAACGCATCAACGTGGCGGATGTACCGACTGTTTTCAAAGGTTCCGCTATCGGCATGATTACCGCTGGTCTTATGGCCCTTGCTTTCATGGGCTTTACCGCCCTTGTGCAGATTTAGGAGTCAGACGATGTTTACTGTTTTACTCGCCATCGGCATTTTAGTTCTTTTATCGCTTATTTTCGGCGCTATTTTGGGTTATGCCAACGTGCGTTTCCACGTTGAAGGCGACCCAATAGTCGACCAAATCGATGCCCTTCTGCCACAAACACAGTGTGGCCAATGTGGTCATCCAGGCTGCCGTCCATATGCCGAAGCCATTGCCAACGGTGAAGCCATTAACCATTGCCCTCCTGGCGGTCAAGCCACCATCCAAGCCCTAGCCGATTTGTTGGATGTAGAAGCGGTTCCTTTAGATGGCGATCACGGCGCAGAAAGCGCGAAGCGTGTCGCGGTTATCCGTGAAGACGAATGCATCGGTTGTACTAAGTGTATTCAAGCGTGCCCTGTAGACGCGATTTTAGGTGCGGCGAAACAAATGCACACCGTTATAGCAGATGAATGCACAGGCTGTGACCTTTGTGTCGAGCCTTGCCCTGTAGATTGTATTGATATGGTAGAAGTAGGCGTGACAGCGAAAACTTGGTCTTGGGATAAACCGCAAGGTATCGCGGCAACTTCATT from Marinomonas rhizomae harbors:
- the rsxB gene encoding electron transport complex subunit RsxB; the protein is MFTVLLAIGILVLLSLIFGAILGYANVRFHVEGDPIVDQIDALLPQTQCGQCGHPGCRPYAEAIANGEAINHCPPGGQATIQALADLLDVEAVPLDGDHGAESAKRVAVIREDECIGCTKCIQACPVDAILGAAKQMHTVIADECTGCDLCVEPCPVDCIDMVEVGVTAKTWSWDKPQGIAATSLNVIATDRQAEVTH